A genome region from Pirellulales bacterium includes the following:
- the sdhB gene encoding succinate dehydrogenase iron-sulfur subunit: MQATTNGHSSHADHDAHASADGHGHSSHVTEFDVRILRQDGPGNSSYWERHRIKREADMNVISVLQRVAAQAKTVEGQRVAPVAWDCNCLEEVCGACTMLVNGRVRQACTALVDRLLEDSPEGIELRPMEKFPVVRDLVVNRRRLFRALEKVRAWIPVDGYYDAGPGPRVSPEQQQQAYPLSECMSCGCCLDACPQFNKLELERNEGETDEQFHKREHETYDTHFVGAHAISQVMLFNNHPTGALNAGERLDLLTAPGGIQDCGNAQNCVNVCPKKIPLTTSIGRAGRATTLRSIAKWFGG; encoded by the coding sequence ATGCAAGCCACGACCAACGGACATTCGTCGCACGCCGACCACGACGCGCACGCCTCGGCCGACGGACACGGCCACAGCTCACACGTGACCGAGTTCGACGTGCGGATTCTTCGCCAGGACGGCCCCGGCAACTCCAGTTACTGGGAGCGGCACCGCATCAAGCGCGAAGCCGATATGAACGTGATTAGCGTTCTGCAGCGGGTAGCCGCACAGGCCAAAACGGTCGAGGGGCAACGCGTGGCGCCGGTGGCCTGGGATTGCAACTGCCTGGAAGAAGTCTGTGGCGCGTGTACCATGCTGGTCAACGGCCGCGTGCGGCAAGCCTGCACGGCACTCGTGGACCGTCTGCTCGAAGACAGTCCCGAAGGCATCGAGCTGCGGCCGATGGAAAAGTTTCCCGTCGTGCGCGACCTGGTGGTGAATCGTCGCCGGTTGTTTCGCGCCTTGGAGAAAGTCAGAGCCTGGATTCCGGTCGATGGCTATTACGATGCGGGCCCCGGACCGCGCGTCTCGCCCGAGCAACAGCAGCAAGCTTACCCGCTGTCGGAGTGCATGAGCTGCGGCTGCTGCCTGGATGCCTGTCCACAGTTCAATAAGCTGGAGTTGGAGCGGAACGAAGGGGAGACCGACGAGCAGTTCCACAAGCGCGAGCACGAGACATACGACACTCACTTTGTCGGCGCGCATGCCATCAGCCAGGTGATGCTGTTCAACAACCATCCCACCGGCGCTTTGAATGCCGGCGAGCGACTCGATCTGTTGACCGCCCCGGGAGGCATCCAGGACTGCGGCAACGCGCAGAACTGCGTGAACGTCTGCCCGAAGAAGATCCCCCTCACGACGA